A window from Synechococcus sp. RSCCF101 encodes these proteins:
- a CDS encoding translocation/assembly module TamB domain-containing protein, translating into MGPSRRFHPLLTPAVRRLGLVALGVGLVLPAGFWGVDRAARTVYGRVRAGLEKQLSGSLGHPVSLGPYGGLRPWGLAVGASSVAEGPEDASTVSIEGVRVALAPLASIGRRRAVVDLAIGATRVDLRRNPDGAYWVLPDRAPASPPPLDLRLRTRQPVAIAIEPAGLLLSLALDGEAQLQQERLRGRARLSLGEAGRIDLRGAGSWGTATARAQLRLDDVMLAGLEGLAPGELPLDLDGELSGRLDLGWQKGAARCRGGIGIRGLRVDAKALPAPLSTGRWSLRCSDERITLEPSRWRMGDWGASLAGEVALLRSFDLTLAAENPARAQRVETRLEGPWLQPVLEASGSWEPGSELPVKGPLTLRARVSSDRRDGLALSLDEASLRGPSFALDAAGPLLPALSVRSSRLELNPGLWGFSPAAGQLLGQEAPLNGVLRLEGEPDDAVVSLNLAQATNLILERWALQATWDQAVLRLEEFRSPELTLTGRMPLALAAAGPETGPLDASLALESFPLERLGGLLGTPLDGRFSASGSLHGAWNAVEPELTMRLEDPLAGPVRLLEVWTGSLSGSAGGGGQLRLRSGIASLPGSLSADLNRSWMPTSVTLTRQRGSLSLSGDPSRYRWQASRMPLQGLEVAPSADAAFLGLQGLLSGEGTLDLQPLAMEGTVNLERPGVAGLQVREIALSGQLADQRLNLEGTITPPTSGSIDLTADARLGGALEAEATARGLSARWLARVATDLPGLRRGRTPGTGRAADLADLVIGAIDGTIDDQLSALKAARRQVQAWREARRSGTRPFDPDDLRGVVDADLVLRGPDPSRLDLEASASGHLWAEGQDRDQALALQPFEARWSGPVQSGDGEFSLAHLPFSLLALFAPVPPALRGGLGLAGRYSLGGAVPRLSTELRFDEARLGERALTLEKGGVALNEDGLELDLALRAEGAEEPVTLAGTVPLQAGSEGLELRLVGRGDSLSFLTALAGDQVDWQQGTADVRLIVQGALSEPQANGFLRIREGQLDLAGQTMEAIDSTVLFDFDTLDVQSFTARMGPEGTISAKGAIGLLRPVNRPDLLEVTSERARFVFPIADVEADAQLTVAGALPAMRLSGELDLARGAITPARAALMSARIDGDESDGDGISVSARPAAGTSEIRTDAFREENWDFSEPLVLMGPEVESQRGLELRDRVPRLSFIGFDDLRVRIGPELSVAVTPVAEFKTSGLLTLNGQLDETLVAQGLIRLTRGRISLFTTTFNLDPTAANVAVFTRGLGLMPYVDVVLTSRVSESLNVGNGLSSDIFERNGTGGLGWAGGQLQLVKVVLEAHGPADQLADTIQLRSSPPLPPSQLLALIGGNSLAGLSGGNAGAALAAVLGQSLLSPVLGTLSEAFNQRLSFALYPTYATPFVADQEETNSRRVPPQLVLGTEVGLDVTDRFNFSVLAAPNRNDIPPQGTVTYKVSPNLSVEGSVDTQGSWQSQLQVFLRF; encoded by the coding sequence ATGGGCCCGAGCCGGCGTTTCCATCCCCTGCTCACACCTGCTGTCCGCCGCCTGGGCCTGGTCGCCCTGGGGGTCGGACTCGTGCTTCCGGCAGGGTTCTGGGGTGTGGACCGCGCGGCACGGACCGTCTACGGGCGGGTGCGTGCCGGCCTGGAGAAGCAGCTGAGCGGCAGCCTCGGTCATCCAGTGAGCCTCGGCCCCTATGGAGGTCTGCGCCCCTGGGGTCTGGCCGTTGGGGCCTCATCGGTGGCCGAGGGTCCCGAGGACGCCTCCACCGTCTCGATCGAGGGGGTTCGCGTGGCCCTCGCCCCACTCGCGTCCATCGGCCGCCGCCGGGCGGTGGTGGATCTGGCCATCGGCGCCACCCGGGTGGACCTGCGCCGCAATCCGGACGGCGCCTACTGGGTGCTGCCGGACCGCGCGCCCGCCAGCCCGCCGCCGCTCGATCTGCGGCTGCGGACCCGCCAGCCGGTGGCCATCGCCATCGAGCCCGCCGGCCTGCTGCTGAGCCTGGCTCTGGACGGCGAGGCCCAGCTTCAGCAGGAGCGCCTGAGGGGGCGGGCGCGGCTCAGCCTCGGTGAAGCGGGGCGGATCGATCTGCGGGGTGCCGGCTCCTGGGGCACGGCCACAGCGCGGGCTCAGCTGCGGCTGGACGATGTGATGCTCGCCGGGCTGGAGGGCCTGGCCCCCGGGGAGCTGCCGCTGGATCTCGACGGCGAACTCTCGGGGCGGCTGGATCTGGGCTGGCAGAAGGGAGCCGCGCGTTGCCGGGGGGGCATCGGAATCCGCGGCCTCAGGGTCGACGCAAAGGCCCTGCCGGCACCCCTCTCGACCGGCCGCTGGTCCCTGCGCTGCAGCGATGAGCGGATCACCCTCGAGCCGTCCCGGTGGCGGATGGGCGACTGGGGGGCCTCCCTCGCCGGGGAGGTGGCCCTGCTGCGCTCCTTCGATCTGACGCTGGCGGCGGAGAACCCCGCCCGGGCCCAGCGGGTCGAGACCCGTCTGGAGGGGCCCTGGCTGCAGCCGGTGCTGGAGGCCAGCGGCAGCTGGGAGCCGGGCTCCGAGCTGCCGGTGAAGGGCCCGCTCACGCTTCGCGCCCGGGTGAGCAGCGACCGGCGTGATGGGCTGGCCCTGAGTCTCGATGAGGCCAGCCTGAGGGGGCCGTCCTTCGCGCTGGATGCCGCGGGGCCCCTGCTGCCGGCCCTCTCGGTGCGCAGCAGCCGACTCGAGCTGAACCCGGGGCTCTGGGGGTTCTCGCCCGCGGCCGGCCAGTTGCTGGGGCAGGAGGCGCCGCTGAACGGCGTTCTCCGGCTCGAGGGGGAGCCCGATGACGCCGTGGTCAGCCTCAACCTGGCTCAGGCGACCAATCTGATCCTGGAGCGCTGGGCCCTGCAGGCCACATGGGATCAGGCCGTGCTGCGGCTGGAGGAGTTCCGATCGCCCGAGCTGACGCTGACGGGCCGGATGCCGCTGGCCCTGGCCGCCGCAGGCCCCGAGACCGGGCCGCTGGACGCCTCGCTGGCCCTGGAGTCCTTCCCGCTCGAGCGACTCGGTGGGCTGCTGGGAACCCCGCTGGATGGTCGGTTCAGCGCCAGCGGCAGCCTGCATGGCGCCTGGAACGCCGTGGAGCCGGAACTGACCATGCGGCTGGAGGACCCCCTGGCCGGGCCCGTGCGGCTGCTCGAGGTCTGGACCGGCAGCCTGAGCGGGTCCGCCGGCGGCGGCGGACAGCTGCGGCTTCGCTCGGGAATCGCGTCGCTGCCCGGCAGCCTGAGCGCCGACCTCAACCGCAGCTGGATGCCGACCAGCGTGACCCTGACCCGGCAGCGCGGCAGCCTCAGCCTCAGTGGCGATCCCAGCCGCTACCGCTGGCAGGCGAGCCGGATGCCGCTGCAGGGCCTGGAGGTGGCGCCCTCCGCCGATGCGGCGTTCCTCGGGCTGCAGGGTCTCCTCAGCGGAGAAGGAACCCTCGATCTCCAGCCCCTGGCGATGGAGGGCACGGTGAACCTGGAACGGCCGGGCGTGGCCGGGCTTCAGGTGCGCGAGATCGCCCTCAGCGGACAGCTGGCGGACCAGCGCCTCAACCTCGAGGGCACGATCACCCCCCCCACCAGCGGCAGCATCGACCTGACTGCGGATGCGCGCCTGGGGGGAGCGCTGGAGGCCGAGGCCACGGCCCGGGGCCTCTCCGCCCGCTGGCTGGCGCGGGTGGCCACCGACCTCCCGGGTCTGCGGCGGGGCCGGACGCCTGGGACCGGCCGGGCCGCGGATCTGGCGGACCTGGTGATCGGCGCCATCGATGGAACGATCGATGATCAGCTCAGCGCCCTGAAGGCGGCCCGCCGGCAGGTGCAGGCCTGGCGCGAGGCCCGCCGGAGCGGCACGCGGCCCTTCGATCCGGATGATCTGCGTGGTGTGGTCGATGCCGATCTTGTGCTGAGGGGTCCCGATCCCTCACGGCTCGATCTGGAGGCCAGTGCCAGCGGTCACCTCTGGGCCGAGGGACAGGACCGCGATCAGGCCCTGGCCCTGCAGCCCTTCGAGGCGCGCTGGAGCGGACCGGTGCAATCCGGCGATGGGGAGTTCTCCCTGGCCCATCTCCCCTTCTCGCTGCTGGCCCTGTTCGCTCCCGTGCCGCCGGCCCTCAGGGGCGGGCTGGGGCTGGCGGGGCGCTACAGCCTGGGGGGGGCTGTTCCGCGGCTGTCGACGGAGCTGCGGTTCGATGAGGCTCGCCTGGGAGAGCGGGCGCTGACGCTGGAGAAGGGTGGGGTGGCCCTCAACGAGGACGGGCTGGAGCTGGATCTGGCCCTGCGGGCGGAGGGTGCCGAGGAGCCGGTGACGCTGGCGGGAACGGTTCCGCTTCAGGCCGGATCGGAGGGCCTGGAGCTGCGCCTGGTGGGACGGGGGGATTCCCTCAGCTTCCTCACCGCATTGGCCGGGGATCAGGTGGACTGGCAGCAGGGCACCGCTGACGTGCGCCTGATCGTGCAGGGCGCCCTGAGCGAACCCCAGGCCAACGGCTTCCTCCGCATCCGGGAGGGACAGCTGGATCTGGCCGGCCAGACGATGGAAGCGATCGACTCCACCGTGCTGTTCGACTTCGACACGCTCGACGTGCAGAGCTTCACGGCCCGGATGGGGCCGGAGGGCACGATCAGCGCCAAGGGGGCCATCGGCCTGCTCCGACCGGTGAACCGGCCCGACCTGCTCGAGGTGACCAGCGAGCGCGCGCGCTTCGTGTTCCCCATCGCCGATGTGGAGGCCGATGCCCAACTGACCGTGGCGGGCGCTCTGCCGGCCATGCGCCTGAGCGGTGAGCTGGATCTGGCGCGGGGTGCGATCACCCCCGCCCGCGCCGCTCTGATGTCGGCCCGGATCGACGGGGATGAGAGCGACGGAGATGGGATCTCCGTCTCAGCGCGGCCAGCGGCCGGCACCAGTGAGATCCGGACCGACGCCTTCCGGGAGGAGAACTGGGACTTCAGCGAGCCGCTGGTGCTGATGGGCCCCGAGGTGGAGAGCCAGCGCGGGCTGGAGCTGCGGGACCGGGTGCCCAGGCTCTCCTTCATCGGTTTCGACGACCTGCGGGTGCGCATCGGGCCGGAGCTCAGCGTGGCTGTGACACCGGTGGCCGAGTTCAAGACCAGCGGGCTGCTCACCCTCAACGGCCAGCTGGACGAGACCCTGGTGGCCCAGGGCCTGATCCGCCTGACCCGGGGCCGCATCAGCCTCTTCACCACCACCTTCAACCTCGATCCAACGGCAGCCAACGTGGCGGTGTTCACCCGTGGCCTCGGCCTGATGCCCTACGTGGATGTGGTGCTGACCAGCCGGGTGTCGGAGTCGCTGAACGTGGGCAACGGCCTCTCGAGCGACATCTTCGAGCGCAACGGCACGGGCGGACTGGGCTGGGCGGGCGGCCAGCTGCAGCTCGTGAAGGTGGTGCTGGAAGCCCATGGCCCGGCCGACCAGTTGGCGGACACGATCCAGCTGCGCAGCTCACCACCCCTGCCGCCGAGCCAGCTGCTGGCCCTGATCGGCGGCAACTCCCTCGCCGGCCTGAGCGGAGGCAATGCGGGCGCCGCCCTGGCCGCCGTGCTCGGCCAGTCGCTGCTCTCCCCCGTGCTCGGAACCCTCAGCGAGGCGTTCAACCAGCGCCTGAGCTTCGCCCTCTATCCCACCTACGCCACCCCGTTCGTGGCCGATCAGGAGGAGACCAACAGCCGCCGGGTGCCGCCCCAGCTGGTGCTCGGCACCGAGGTGGGGCTGGACGTGACCGACCGGTTCAATTTCTCGGTGCTCGCCGCCCCCAACCGCAACGACATCCCCCCCCAGGGCACCGTGACCTACAAGGTGTCGCCCAATCTCTCGGTGGAGGGATCGGTGGACACCCAGGGCAGCTGGCAGAGCCAGCTGCAGGTGTTCCTGCGCTTCTGA
- a CDS encoding dihydroneopterin aldolase, with translation MSSDGTPPPKPVDAIHVRGLRLWAHVGVLEQERTHGQWFELSFSLRRDLSAAGRADDLEASSDYARGIAALQALAAGLRCRTIEHFSERALDCLEDCFGPLPMWLELSKCRAPVPGFDGLVSVERARRW, from the coding sequence GTGAGCAGCGACGGGACGCCACCACCGAAGCCCGTGGATGCCATCCATGTGCGGGGTCTGCGGCTCTGGGCCCACGTGGGGGTGCTTGAGCAGGAACGGACCCATGGCCAGTGGTTCGAGCTCAGCTTCAGCCTGCGCCGCGACCTGAGCGCCGCGGGCCGGGCCGACGACCTGGAGGCCAGCAGCGACTACGCCCGCGGCATCGCCGCCCTGCAGGCGCTGGCCGCCGGCCTGCGCTGCCGCACGATCGAGCACTTCTCCGAGAGGGCCCTCGACTGCCTCGAGGACTGCTTCGGACCTCTTCCGATGTGGCTCGAACTGAGCAAGTGCCGGGCGCCGGTTCCGGGATTCGATGGGCTGGTGTCGGTGGAGCGGGCACGGCGCTGGTGA
- a CDS encoding ROK family protein — translation MAEILGVDIGGSAIKLGRFLEDGTLLEAASVPTPQPSVPGAVTMAIEEAVRQLDPDGRAGVVGIGVPGPTDARSRVARIAINLPGWEDVPLVDWLEPRLNRPVTLMNDASCALMGESWLGAARGCRDVLLLTLGTGVGGAVMLDGRLFLGAHGAAAEPGLICIDPEGPACNSGNRGSLEQFCSIGGLRRLCDRSPDRLAADAAGGDSAALAAWREYGRRLGIGLSSLVYVLTPSTVLLGGGLSGAIEHFLPSLQQELETRVLAVSRQGLSIRRCALGNGAGRLGAAWVARERFLRGTP, via the coding sequence ATGGCCGAGATCCTCGGGGTGGACATCGGCGGCAGCGCCATCAAGCTCGGTCGGTTCCTGGAGGACGGCACCCTGCTGGAGGCCGCCAGCGTGCCCACGCCGCAACCCTCGGTGCCCGGGGCCGTGACCATGGCCATCGAGGAGGCGGTGCGGCAGCTGGACCCCGATGGACGCGCCGGCGTGGTGGGCATCGGGGTGCCCGGACCCACGGATGCCCGCTCGCGGGTGGCCCGCATCGCCATCAACCTGCCGGGCTGGGAGGACGTTCCGCTGGTCGACTGGCTCGAGCCGCGCCTCAACAGGCCGGTGACCCTGATGAATGACGCCAGCTGTGCCCTGATGGGCGAGAGCTGGCTGGGGGCGGCGCGGGGCTGCCGCGATGTGCTGCTCCTCACCCTGGGAACGGGCGTGGGGGGAGCGGTGATGCTCGATGGGCGTCTGTTCCTGGGAGCCCATGGAGCCGCGGCGGAACCGGGACTGATCTGCATCGATCCGGAGGGTCCCGCCTGCAACAGCGGCAACCGCGGATCCCTGGAGCAGTTCTGCAGCATCGGCGGGCTGCGGCGTCTCTGCGACCGGAGCCCGGACCGGCTGGCGGCGGATGCCGCCGGCGGCGACAGCGCCGCTCTGGCCGCCTGGCGGGAGTACGGCCGCCGCCTCGGCATCGGCCTCAGTTCGCTGGTGTATGTGCTGACCCCCTCCACCGTGCTGCTGGGCGGTGGCCTGAGCGGCGCCATCGAGCACTTCCTGCCGTCCCTGCAGCAGGAGCTTGAGACCCGCGTGCTGGCGGTGAGCCGGCAGGGTCTGAGCATCCGCCGCTGCGCTCTCGGAAACGGCGCCGGCCGGCTGGGCGCCGCCTGGGTGGCCCGGGAACGCTTCCTCAGGGGCACCCCCTGA
- a CDS encoding triacylglycerol lipase has translation MSEPPTGLEPDRPDTTPLVLVHGLWDTPRVFHPLLRALAGRRPRLLAPHLPHQLGRRSLTSLAAALNGHIRTAFGEEEPLDLLGFSMGGVVARTWLQQWGGARRTRRFLSVASPQTGTLTALPMPAALFAGLADMKPGSPLLRQLAAGSEQLVGVDCRSYSCTWDLMVMPGWQAVLPLGSRSRLPVLLHHRMIAAPAALERLVRDLLQEPP, from the coding sequence GTGAGCGAGCCCCCCACCGGCCTGGAGCCGGATCGGCCGGACACCACGCCGCTGGTGCTGGTGCATGGTCTCTGGGACACGCCCCGGGTGTTCCACCCCCTGTTGCGGGCCCTGGCCGGGCGCAGGCCCCGGCTGCTGGCCCCCCACCTGCCCCACCAGCTGGGCCGGCGCTCCCTCACCAGCCTGGCCGCCGCGCTGAACGGACACATCCGCACCGCCTTCGGCGAGGAGGAACCGCTCGACCTGCTGGGCTTCTCCATGGGCGGGGTGGTGGCCCGCACCTGGCTGCAGCAGTGGGGTGGCGCCCGCCGCACCCGCCGCTTCCTCAGCGTGGCCAGCCCACAGACGGGCACGCTCACGGCCCTGCCGATGCCCGCGGCCCTCTTCGCCGGACTGGCCGACATGAAGCCCGGCAGCCCCCTGCTGCGGCAGCTGGCGGCGGGCTCAGAGCAGCTGGTGGGGGTGGACTGCCGCAGTTACAGCTGCACGTGGGACCTGATGGTGATGCCGGGCTGGCAGGCGGTGCTGCCGCTGGGATCGCGCTCCCGTCTGCCGGTGCTGCTGCACCACCGGATGATCGCTGCACCGGCGGCCCTTGAACGATTGGTGCGGGACCTGCTCCAGGAGCCTCCCTGA
- a CDS encoding diguanylate cyclase gives MKGDIRIARGEVDALTDIPLYVQAATPRFRTVYLLLRDLCRKGRLNNLFEDFFHMVGVPAAIVDLAGNVLASSRWQRICRDFHREHAESCRRCTESDTQLANQLEAGSDFTMYRCRNGLTDCASPIIIEGEHVANLFIGQFLLEEADRDQFRQQAAGFGFDERAYLEALSEVPVVQQALVPSIMGFLVGFARLITALAVEQFNALEAEQAHRRHLEEQVQQRTRELKERTVQLENARNDLARQARIDGLTLVANRRALDGFLESEWRRLARSRRPLSLLMIDVDHFKAYNDRHGHPAGDACLVTIARLIAEVVQRPTDLVARYGGEEFACVLSDTDQRGALHIAEAIRQRLAELNAQPMGSQLLDAVTVSIGVATCTPALGTPLAGLIEGADRCLYRAKRSGRNRVCADPGALGTVAMTDGQPGSRVGLSS, from the coding sequence ATGAAGGGAGACATCCGGATCGCCAGGGGTGAGGTGGATGCCCTCACCGATATCCCCCTCTATGTGCAGGCGGCAACTCCCCGGTTCCGGACCGTCTACCTGCTGCTGCGCGACCTCTGCCGCAAGGGCCGCCTGAACAACCTGTTCGAGGATTTCTTCCACATGGTCGGCGTCCCAGCCGCCATCGTCGATCTGGCCGGCAATGTGCTCGCCTCGTCGCGCTGGCAGCGCATCTGCCGCGACTTCCACCGGGAGCATGCCGAGAGCTGCCGGCGCTGCACGGAGAGCGACACCCAGCTCGCCAATCAGCTTGAGGCGGGCAGCGACTTCACCATGTACCGCTGCCGCAACGGACTGACCGACTGCGCCTCGCCGATCATCATCGAGGGTGAGCATGTGGCCAATCTCTTCATCGGTCAGTTCCTGCTCGAGGAGGCCGATCGTGACCAGTTCCGGCAGCAGGCCGCCGGCTTCGGCTTCGATGAACGGGCCTATCTGGAGGCCCTGAGTGAAGTCCCCGTTGTGCAACAGGCCCTGGTGCCGAGCATCATGGGCTTCCTGGTGGGATTCGCGCGGCTGATCACGGCGCTGGCTGTGGAGCAGTTCAATGCCCTGGAAGCTGAGCAGGCCCATCGCCGCCACCTGGAGGAGCAGGTGCAGCAGCGGACGCGGGAGCTGAAGGAGCGCACCGTCCAGCTGGAGAACGCCCGGAACGACCTGGCCCGACAGGCCCGGATCGATGGCCTGACCCTGGTGGCCAATCGGCGGGCACTGGATGGATTCCTCGAGAGCGAGTGGCGCCGGCTGGCCCGCAGCCGCCGCCCGCTCTCGCTGCTGATGATCGATGTGGACCACTTCAAGGCCTACAACGACCGCCACGGCCATCCCGCCGGGGATGCCTGCCTGGTGACCATCGCCCGCCTGATCGCTGAGGTGGTGCAGCGCCCCACGGATCTGGTGGCCCGCTACGGCGGTGAGGAGTTCGCCTGCGTCCTGTCCGACACCGATCAGCGGGGGGCGCTGCACATCGCCGAGGCCATCCGGCAGCGGCTGGCTGAGCTGAACGCTCAGCCGATGGGCTCCCAGCTCCTCGACGCCGTGACCGTGAGCATCGGGGTGGCCACCTGCACACCGGCCCTCGGAACGCCGCTGGCCGGTCTGATCGAGGGTGCCGACCGCTGCCTCTACCGGGCCAAGCGCAGCGGCCGGAACCGGGTCTGCGCCGACCCCGGTGCCTTGGGCACCGTCGCGATGACGGATGGGCAGCCCGGCAGCAGGGTCGGCCTCAGCTCCTGA
- a CDS encoding glutamate-5-semialdehyde dehydrogenase translates to MTFSAVPEARDDLMLRAAAVKRAATSMAGSSDADRREALKAMAHALERHRSAILEANAADLEQAEREGLADALLARLQLGERKLTQAIEGVRGVAALPDPLHRRQLHSELDDGLVLERLTVPLGVVGVIFEARPDAVVQISALAIRSGNGALLKGGREAGRTNEAIHRALREGLAASPLEAEALELLTSREESMAMLRLEGLVDLIIPRGSNALVRFIQNNTRIPVLGHADGICHLYVDRAADPEQALAIALDSKTQYPAACNAIETLLVHEAVAPSFLPEACRAFAAAGVELRGDAACRALGVPGTASEEDWDTEYLALILAVKQVASLEEALEHIRRHGSRHTDAIVSSDQDTVDRFLLSVDSAGVFHNCSTRFADGFRYGFGAEVGISTQTLPPRGPVGLDGLVTYQYRLRGRGHTVAPYASGEKRFLHRSLPL, encoded by the coding sequence ATGACCTTCAGTGCGGTACCGGAAGCCAGAGACGATCTGATGCTCCGGGCTGCCGCCGTGAAGCGGGCCGCCACCTCGATGGCGGGCAGCAGCGATGCGGATCGCCGCGAGGCGCTCAAGGCCATGGCCCATGCACTGGAACGGCACCGGAGCGCGATCCTGGAGGCCAATGCGGCCGATCTGGAGCAGGCGGAAAGGGAGGGGCTCGCCGACGCGCTGCTGGCCCGCCTGCAGCTGGGGGAGCGCAAGCTGACCCAGGCGATCGAGGGGGTGCGCGGCGTCGCCGCGCTGCCCGATCCCCTGCACCGGCGTCAGCTCCACAGCGAACTCGACGACGGTCTGGTGCTCGAGCGCCTCACCGTGCCCCTGGGCGTGGTGGGGGTGATCTTCGAGGCCCGGCCGGACGCCGTGGTGCAGATCTCGGCCCTGGCGATCCGTTCCGGCAACGGCGCCCTGCTCAAGGGGGGCCGGGAGGCCGGCCGCACCAACGAGGCCATTCACCGCGCCCTGCGGGAGGGCCTGGCCGCTTCGCCTCTGGAGGCCGAGGCCCTCGAGCTGCTCACCAGCCGCGAGGAGAGCATGGCCATGCTGCGTCTGGAGGGGCTGGTGGATCTGATCATTCCCCGGGGCAGCAATGCCCTGGTGCGGTTCATCCAGAACAACACCCGCATCCCGGTGCTGGGCCACGCCGATGGCATCTGCCACCTCTATGTGGACCGGGCGGCCGATCCGGAGCAGGCCCTGGCGATCGCCCTGGACAGCAAGACCCAGTACCCGGCCGCCTGCAACGCGATCGAGACCCTGCTCGTGCATGAAGCGGTGGCACCCAGCTTTCTGCCGGAGGCCTGCCGGGCCTTCGCCGCAGCCGGGGTGGAGCTGCGCGGTGACGCGGCCTGCCGGGCGCTCGGGGTTCCGGGAACCGCCAGCGAGGAGGACTGGGACACGGAATACCTGGCCCTGATCCTGGCGGTGAAGCAGGTGGCCAGCCTGGAGGAGGCCCTGGAGCACATCCGCCGGCATGGCTCGCGCCACACCGACGCGATCGTGAGCAGCGATCAGGACACCGTGGACCGGTTCCTGCTGTCGGTCGACAGTGCGGGCGTGTTCCACAACTGCTCCACCCGCTTCGCCGACGGCTTCCGCTACGGCTTCGGTGCCGAGGTGGGCATCAGCACCCAGACCCTGCCGCCCCGCGGTCCGGTGGGTCTCGACGGCCTGGTGACCTATCAGTACCGCCTGCGGGGCCGGGGCCACACCGTGGCGCCCTACGCCAGCGGTGAGAAGCGGTTCCTGCACCGGAGCCTGCCCCTGTGA